The Pleuronectes platessa chromosome 13, fPlePla1.1, whole genome shotgun sequence genome includes a window with the following:
- the LOC128454029 gene encoding complement C1q-like protein 2, translating into MQTNRNNPKMKTLMVVLGLSLFTLCVAEDHLDQQAEDTKSIQSPSIDSARHCEIQKSNDYILSALKELEDKQRFTEKEIEDLRKELKGNKVAFGAAIGSVGNIGPYNSEITLIYKTVLSNTGSYNPATGIFSAPVKGMYYFSFSGHNLSQKSMGLRLMKNGVQIGTVYNHQSGKRYETATNGMTIPLNVGDQVYMRLGKDTWIFDNDDNHSTFIGHLLFPF; encoded by the exons atgcagacaaacagaaataatccaaaGATGAAGACCTTGATGGTTGTGTTGGGTTTATCCCTCTTCACCTTGTGTGTGGCTGAGGATCATCTGGATCAACAGGCAGAAGACACCAAGAGCATTCAGAGTCCCAGCATCGACTCTGCTCGTCATTGCGAGATCCAGAAATCGAATGACTATATTCTTAGTGCCTTGAAAGAATTGGAGGACAAGCAGAGATTTACTGAGAAAGAGATAGAGGATCTGAGGAAGGAGCTCAAAG GTAACAAGGTGGCATTTGGAGCAGCCATTGGCAGTGTTGGAAATATTGGACCTTACAACAGTGAGATCACACTGATCTACAAGACCGTCCTCTCAAACACAGGCTCATACAATCCTGCTACAG GTATTTTCAGTGCTCCAGTCAAAGGAATGTATTACTTCAGCTTCTCTGGTCATAATTTATCACAAAAGTCAATGGGGCTGCGACTCATGAAGAATGGAGTGCAGATCGGTACTGTGTACAATCATCAATCTGGAAAACGCTATGAGACGGCAACTAACGGCATGACTATACCTCTTAATGTGGGAGACCAGGTGTACATGAGGCTCGGGAAGGACACGTGGATTTTTGATAATGATGATAACCACAGCACCTTCATTGGACATCTGTTATTCCCTTTCTGA